A genomic region of Pelodiscus sinensis isolate JC-2024 chromosome 1, ASM4963464v1, whole genome shotgun sequence contains the following coding sequences:
- the CDPF1 gene encoding cysteine-rich DPF motif domain-containing protein 1 isoform X1: MSQSHGAILSDEALQMDSHKEAQPKGVFECQLCGLTAPYSYYGQKPPYTHSVVLLEECYVMKDPFTPDKDKFLILGSQCSLCNRRVCVGTECSLFYSKRFCLPCVNENLLEFPLEIRQDLDKRKSHSKSHSSKKTDART; the protein is encoded by the exons ATGTCGCAGTCCCACGGGGCTATTCTTAGTGACGAAG CTTTACAGATGGATTCCCACAAAGAAGCCCAGCCAAAAGGAGTCTTTGAATGCCAGCTATGTGGGCTAACAGCCCCATACAGCTATTATGGGCAGAAACCCCCATACACTCATTCTGTAGT CCTCCTGGAAGAATGCTATGTCATGAAGGATCCTTTCACCCCTGACAAGGACAAATTCCTTATTCTTGGATCTCAGTGCAGTTTATGTAACAGACGGGTGTGTGTGGGCACA GAATGTAGTCTATTCTACTCAAAAAGGTTCTGCCTCCCCTGTGTTAATGAAAACCTACTGGAGTTTCCATTGGAAATACGACAAGACTTGGATAAACGGAAGTCTCATTCGAAATCCCACTCCTCCAAAAAAACTGATGCAAGAACTTAA
- the CDPF1 gene encoding cysteine-rich DPF motif domain-containing protein 1 isoform X2, which translates to MRESQALQMDSHKEAQPKGVFECQLCGLTAPYSYYGQKPPYTHSVVLLEECYVMKDPFTPDKDKFLILGSQCSLCNRRVCVGTECSLFYSKRFCLPCVNENLLEFPLEIRQDLDKRKSHSKSHSSKKTDART; encoded by the exons ATGCGAGAATCACAAG CTTTACAGATGGATTCCCACAAAGAAGCCCAGCCAAAAGGAGTCTTTGAATGCCAGCTATGTGGGCTAACAGCCCCATACAGCTATTATGGGCAGAAACCCCCATACACTCATTCTGTAGT CCTCCTGGAAGAATGCTATGTCATGAAGGATCCTTTCACCCCTGACAAGGACAAATTCCTTATTCTTGGATCTCAGTGCAGTTTATGTAACAGACGGGTGTGTGTGGGCACA GAATGTAGTCTATTCTACTCAAAAAGGTTCTGCCTCCCCTGTGTTAATGAAAACCTACTGGAGTTTCCATTGGAAATACGACAAGACTTGGATAAACGGAAGTCTCATTCGAAATCCCACTCCTCCAAAAAAACTGATGCAAGAACTTAA